One Loxodonta africana isolate mLoxAfr1 chromosome 8, mLoxAfr1.hap2, whole genome shotgun sequence DNA window includes the following coding sequences:
- the ASB15 gene encoding ankyrin repeat and SOCS box protein 15 produces the protein MDTNDESDEDNLTSYDIQLSIQESIEASKTTCYPERFVPLSDQNRRVVKAIRQGHILELQDYVKYKYALDEADEKGWFPLHEAVVQPIQQILEIVLDASYKTLWEFKTHDGETPLTLAVKAGLVENVRTLLEKGVWPDTNNDKGETPLLIAIKKGSYDMVSALIKHNTSLDQPCVKRWSAMHEAAKQGREDIIALLLSHGGNVHLRDGFGVTPLGVAAEYGHCDVLEQLIHKGGDVFALADDGASVLFEAAGGGNPDCISLLLEYGGSGNVPNRAGHLPIHRAAYEGHYLALKYLIPVTSKNAIRKSGLTPIHSAADGQNVQCLQLLIENGFDVNTLLADHISESYDDGRKTALYFAVSNNDILCTEVLLAAGADPNLDPLNSLLVAVRANNHEIVRLLLSHGADVNCYFMHVNDTRFPSAIQYALNDEAMLRLLLNNGYQVEMCFDCTHGDIYGNSFVWSEIEEEVLPGWTSSVIKDNPFCEFITVPWMKHLVGSVVRVLLDYMDYVPLCAKLKSALEAQREWPEIRQILENPCSLKHLCRLKIRRLLGLQRLCQPASMEKLRLPPTIQKYILFKEYDLYGQQLKLP, from the exons ATGGATACCAATGATGAGTCTGATGAAGACAATCTTACAAGTTATGATATTCAGCTCAGTATTCAAGAGTCCATTGAAGCCAGCAAGACCACATGTTATCCTGAAAG ATTCGTACCCCTAAGTGACCAAAACAGAAGAGTTGTGAAGGCCATAAGACAAG GTCACATTCTTGAGCTGCAGGACTATGTGAAATATAAATATGCATTGGATGAAGCTGATGAAAAAGGATGGTTTCCATTGCATGAAGCTGTTGTTCAacccattcaacaaatacttgaaATTGTTCTGGATG CATCCTATAAGACACTCTGGGAGTTCAAGACCCATGATGGAGAAACACCCTTGACTTTGGCAGTCAAAGCTGGTCTGGTGGAAAACGTAAGAACTTTACTAGAAAAGGGAGTGTGGCCCGACACCAACAATGACAAAGGAGAGACGCCCCTTCTGATTG CTATAAAAAAGGGCTCCTACGACATGGTATCTGCTCTGATTAAACACAACACTAGCCTTGACCAGCCCTGTGTCAAGCGATGGTCGGCAATGCATGAAGCAGCCAAACAGGGTCGCGAAGACATCATAGCTCTGCTGCTAAGCCACGGAGGAAATGTCCACCTGAGAGACGGATTCGGAGTCACACCCTTAGGCGTTGCTGCCGAGTATGGCCACTGCGATGTGTTAGAGCAACTAATCCACAAAG GTGGTGATGTATTTGCCTTGGCGGATGATGGAGCGTCAGTGTTGTTTGAGGCTGCAGGAGGGGGCAATCCAGATTGCATTTCCCTCCTGCTGGAATATGGGGGAAGTGGAAATGTACCTAACAGAGCGGGACATCTCCCTATACACCGAGCTGCCTACGAGGGACATTATCT tgctctgaaatatcttatCCCAGTAACATCCAAAAATGCAATCCGCAAGAGTGGACTAACACCAATTCACTCAGCAGCAGACGGACAAAATGTACAGTGCCTACAACTGCTCATTGAAAATGGTTTTGATGTCAACACTCTGCTTGCCGATCACATTTCCGAGAGCTATGACGATGGAAGGAAGACTGCGCTCTATTTTGCCGTTTCTAATAATGATATCCTATGCACAGAAGTCCTTCTGGCTGCAGGTGCAGACCCCAACCTAGATCCCCTCAACTCCCTTCTCGTGGCAGTGAGGGCCAACAATCATGAAATTGTCCGGCTGCTCCTCTCCCACGGAGCTGATGTCAATTGTTATTTTATGCACGTGAATGACACTCGTTTCCCCAGTGCCATTCAGTATGCCCTAAATGATGAGGCAATGCTCAGGCTATTGCTGAACAATGGCTACCAAGTGGAGATGTGCTTTGACTGCACGCACGGGGACATCTATGGAAACTCTTTTGTGTGGTCAGAGATAGAGGAAGAGGTACTGCCGGGATGGACATCTTCCGTCATCAAAGATAACCCG TTCTGTGAGTTTATTACAGTTCCATGGATGAAACACTTGGTAGGCAGCGTCGTCCGCGTATTACTAGATTACATGGATTACGTTCCTCTGTGTGCCAAGCTGAAGTCTGCCCTAGAAGCACAGAGAGAATGGCCAGAAATCCGTCAAATACTAG AGAATCCTTGTTCGTTAAAGCATTTGTGTCGGCTAAAAATTCGAAGACTTCTGGGTCTCCAGCGCCTCTGCCAGCCAGCTTCCATGGAGAAGCTTCGTCTACCACCAactatacaaaaatatatattatttaaagaGTATGATCTATATGGACAACAGTTGAAATTGCCATAA